Proteins from one Oscillatoria nigro-viridis PCC 7112 genomic window:
- a CDS encoding CHAT domain-containing protein, whose product MARPESPCLSIAIARLRTAGANHFATWVLQAPYPSGYVHHDCMWPDTLSQSWKAWQEMFSPSGTIHELPLNPDGSFLSQEFNQNILAETQQRSPQSLDLAPATPSVPLHLGEREWGDKGDQHPPRPVASYSSRLMQHLGINLWQWLFEGPIQGSLQESKGIAIGQNLPLRVRVDLREPYLMALPWEIMQPQAGQPAISLSQQLLFSRTTSNVEPLPPLHPAESLNILLVLGQAEPGGTNSQFSNSNNGHLQLGEEAVALAGVLESAFQTDDSGKYSDISVPSRVDTLIEPTPAELISRLETQAYNILFYAGHGIPGPDGGLLFLGPETAMNGTELAQVLVRCRVTLAVFNACWGAQPAVERLHSTNGQQQAIARSSLAEVLIHHGVPAVLGMRDSIADREALSFIQSFAQALAGRMSVDRAVAVARQQLLTLYKFNQPAWTLPVLYMHPEFDGQLTEQVDDLKTELPLNSSTWLGRLPSCAYLRGRDRPNAKSTDSTNQVWPIRAGIVRVGRWEENDVVIREQWVSQKHAEIFCRNSIGDSREEPSYFLRDFSRYGTLVLGSEGWQRVHHQEFLLRSGTQLKFGSSQGQIFEFTIEVPKTSGYSETDCGTN is encoded by the coding sequence ATGGCGCGCCCTGAAAGTCCTTGCCTCAGTATAGCGATCGCTCGCCTGAGAACCGCTGGGGCAAACCATTTTGCCACTTGGGTTCTACAAGCTCCCTATCCCAGCGGGTACGTTCACCACGACTGTATGTGGCCCGATACCCTATCCCAATCTTGGAAAGCTTGGCAGGAAATGTTTTCCCCGTCGGGGACAATTCACGAATTGCCCCTAAATCCCGATGGCAGTTTCCTCTCGCAGGAATTCAACCAGAATATACTGGCAGAAACTCAACAACGAAGTCCTCAGTCGCTAGACCTCGCTCCAGCGACCCCCTCTGTGCCGCTCCACCTCGGTGAACGGGAGTGGGGCGACAAAGGGGATCAGCATCCGCCTCGGCCAGTAGCAAGCTACAGCAGCCGCCTGATGCAGCATTTGGGGATTAATCTTTGGCAGTGGCTGTTTGAAGGGCCGATTCAGGGTAGTCTCCAGGAAAGTAAAGGTATCGCGATCGGGCAAAATCTACCCCTGCGAGTGCGCGTAGACTTGCGCGAACCGTATTTAATGGCTTTACCTTGGGAAATTATGCAGCCTCAAGCCGGTCAACCGGCAATTTCTCTGTCGCAGCAACTGCTGTTCAGCCGAACTACCAGCAATGTTGAACCTTTGCCACCCCTGCATCCTGCGGAGTCGCTCAACATTCTGCTAGTTTTGGGACAAGCAGAACCCGGCGGGACTAATTCTCAATTTTCCAACAGTAATAACGGTCATTTGCAGTTGGGAGAGGAAGCAGTCGCCCTAGCTGGGGTTCTGGAAAGTGCTTTTCAAACCGACGACAGCGGCAAATATTCGGATATCAGCGTTCCGAGTCGCGTCGATACTCTGATCGAACCTACTCCGGCGGAACTAATTTCTCGGCTGGAAACGCAAGCTTACAACATTCTGTTCTACGCCGGCCACGGGATACCGGGCCCCGACGGCGGTTTGCTGTTTTTGGGGCCGGAAACGGCGATGAATGGCACTGAACTAGCTCAGGTTTTAGTTCGGTGCCGCGTGACTCTGGCGGTGTTTAATGCCTGCTGGGGAGCTCAGCCGGCGGTGGAGAGGCTGCACTCAACTAACGGCCAGCAACAGGCGATCGCCCGCAGCAGTTTGGCTGAGGTACTGATCCATCACGGGGTGCCTGCGGTGTTGGGGATGCGGGACTCGATCGCCGATCGCGAGGCCCTGAGTTTTATCCAAAGTTTTGCTCAAGCTTTGGCCGGGCGGATGTCGGTCGATCGGGCCGTCGCCGTCGCCAGACAGCAGTTACTGACGCTCTACAAGTTCAATCAACCGGCTTGGACGCTGCCTGTGCTGTATATGCACCCTGAGTTTGACGGTCAGCTAACTGAGCAGGTAGATGACCTAAAAACTGAATTGCCTTTAAATTCTTCTACTTGGCTGGGACGGTTGCCGTCTTGTGCTTATTTGCGGGGGCGCGATCGACCCAATGCCAAATCCACCGACTCGACCAATCAGGTTTGGCCGATTCGCGCAGGTATAGTTCGAGTCGGACGCTGGGAAGAAAACGACGTAGTGATTCGAGAACAGTGGGTTTCTCAAAAACACGCCGAGATTTTCTGCAGAAACAGTATCGGAGATAGCCGGGAAGAACCTAGCTACTTCCTGCGAGATTTTTCTCGCTACGGGACTCTAGTTTTGGGATCTGAGGGATGGCAGAGAGTTCACCACCAAGAATTTCTGCTACGCAGCGGGACTCAGCTAAAATTTGGCAGTTCTCAAGGTCAGATTTTTGAGTTCACTATTGAGGTTCCTAAAACTTCGGGGTACAGTGAGACTGATTGCGGAACTAATTAA
- a CDS encoding Gfo/Idh/MocA family protein: MSKIGVAVVGTGFGQKVHLPGFQAHHRTEVVAVYHRNLDKAKAIASTHNIPYACDSIADIVAIPEVAGVSISTPPFLHFEMAKTVLEAGKHLLLEKPTALTANEARELYRLANNESQTDSKNGGSRAIATMDFEFRFIPAWQMLAELLAAEYVGEKRLIKIDWLVSSRADATRPWNWYAQKERGGGVLGATGSHVFDYISWLFGPPQRLSGHLITGIARRPDPNDSGNLKLVDADDSCTLMLELAGGTPCQVCLSSVTYQGRGHWVEIYGSKGTLVLGSDNQQDYVHGFRLWGSQGGEPLAEIKIPQRLEFPQVYPDGRIAAFIRVVDRWVEAIDAGKSLIPSLREGVYSQLLMDLTQESNATGTWVDLPNLDKFLDTK, encoded by the coding sequence ATGTCAAAAATTGGCGTTGCAGTAGTCGGTACCGGTTTCGGTCAAAAAGTACACCTTCCCGGATTCCAAGCCCATCACCGGACAGAGGTTGTGGCTGTTTACCACCGGAATTTAGACAAAGCAAAGGCGATCGCCTCTACCCACAATATCCCCTACGCTTGCGACTCGATCGCCGATATAGTAGCCATCCCCGAAGTGGCGGGCGTCAGCATTTCCACACCGCCATTTTTGCATTTTGAAATGGCAAAAACCGTCTTGGAAGCAGGCAAACATTTATTATTAGAAAAACCCACAGCCCTGACAGCAAATGAAGCCAGGGAACTTTACCGATTGGCAAACAACGAATCTCAAACCGATTCAAAAAATGGTGGTTCGAGAGCAATTGCCACAATGGACTTTGAGTTTCGCTTCATCCCCGCATGGCAAATGCTAGCAGAATTATTGGCAGCAGAATATGTGGGAGAAAAGCGTTTAATTAAGATTGATTGGCTGGTATCGAGCCGCGCTGATGCGACTCGCCCCTGGAATTGGTACGCGCAAAAAGAGCGAGGCGGCGGAGTTTTGGGCGCGACGGGTTCTCACGTTTTTGATTATATTAGCTGGCTGTTCGGCCCGCCGCAGAGGCTTTCTGGCCACTTGATTACAGGAATTGCGCGGCGGCCAGATCCGAATGACTCGGGAAATTTAAAATTAGTTGATGCAGATGATTCTTGCACGTTGATGTTGGAATTAGCCGGGGGAACGCCTTGTCAAGTTTGTTTGAGTTCTGTTACTTATCAAGGGCGAGGACACTGGGTGGAAATATACGGGAGTAAGGGTACGTTGGTGTTGGGAAGCGACAACCAGCAAGATTACGTCCACGGATTTCGCTTGTGGGGTTCCCAAGGTGGAGAACCTTTAGCTGAAATCAAAATTCCTCAAAGATTGGAGTTTCCTCAAGTTTATCCAGACGGGAGGATTGCAGCGTTTATTCGAGTAGTAGATAGGTGGGTAGAAGCCATAGATGCAGGTAAATCGTTGATACCGTCCCTCAGAGAAGGGGTTTACTCGCAGTTGTTGATGGATTTGACCCAGGAGTCAAATGCTACGGGTACTTGGGTAGATTTACCGAATTTAGATAAATTTTTGGACACGAAGTAA
- the grxC gene encoding glutaredoxin 3, with the protein MTPKVEIYTWRTCPFCVRAKALLKRKGIDFIEYAIDGDEAARAQMSDRANGSRTLPQIFINDQHIGGCDEMHKLDALGQLDPLLAAK; encoded by the coding sequence ATGACCCCTAAAGTAGAAATTTACACTTGGAGAACCTGCCCGTTTTGCGTTCGTGCCAAAGCACTGCTGAAGCGAAAAGGGATTGATTTTATAGAGTACGCGATCGACGGAGATGAAGCAGCACGGGCTCAAATGAGCGATCGAGCCAACGGAAGCCGCACCCTGCCACAAATATTCATTAACGACCAACACATAGGTGGCTGCGACGAAATGCACAAACTCGATGCTCTAGGCCAGCTAGACCCCCTGCTAGCAGCAAAATGA
- a CDS encoding AAA-like domain-containing protein: protein MKVDGFLDSITSYLLNNRAKRFIHFQLANGESFQDLEKFWRWFCRNVGLGLQLGNQIAESWDELFGSPVSCKIYFDRYLLVSTTKLLVLA, encoded by the coding sequence ATGAAGGTTGATGGATTTTTAGATAGCATTACCTCATATCTTTTAAATAATCGTGCAAAAAGATTTATACATTTTCAGTTAGCAAATGGAGAAAGTTTTCAAGATTTGGAAAAATTCTGGCGGTGGTTCTGCCGCAATGTCGGTTTGGGTTTGCAACTGGGCAATCAAATAGCAGAATCTTGGGATGAGTTATTTGGCAGCCCGGTTAGCTGCAAGATTTACTTCGATCGGTATTTGCTAGTCTCAACAACCAAACTTTTAGTGTTAGCTTGA
- a CDS encoding LON peptidase substrate-binding domain-containing protein encodes MITGRLDKTLSVGTDVAAWFLFHPHDLAHRRADPPSWWTYDFAIFKEFAAGTLVAVHTGGDGNSTVRFTNVGLTERELTYAVCWADFRLQVKHQSLYLDGGYVLPAEECDEIERCDPESYGWIELPNGNYRVTVHAIAWYDEPGALDENNYSTESALAAYVVHFQSVADLDSITPPKTLPDLYPLCSTSEDVVFSEGEELSIQNTPLQWSEYPVLQWHEVIFPYSEHRLDLTGLEPFKLSDGQVVTVLSLDVPTIGTLVQYTYLDTYREGHYQAMGVEAIRLVELKRLFKRNEVFWAEVEPYNPTFVPADLESIEELKRLFAGYATIKLTNSIHVKYPHFYAEHIASLTEVRELGWRVAHALDLISDRQQELLALSERELIHRLICHLSHRE; translated from the coding sequence ATGATAACTGGTAGATTAGATAAAACGCTGAGTGTTGGAACTGATGTGGCAGCTTGGTTTCTCTTTCATCCGCACGATCTGGCACATCGTCGGGCAGATCCTCCTAGTTGGTGGACCTATGACTTTGCCATTTTTAAAGAATTTGCCGCTGGAACACTTGTTGCCGTCCACACAGGGGGGGATGGTAATTCTACAGTTAGGTTCACTAACGTGGGATTGACGGAACGAGAACTTACCTACGCAGTCTGTTGGGCTGATTTTCGGTTGCAGGTAAAACATCAATCTCTCTATCTGGATGGGGGTTATGTGTTGCCAGCAGAAGAGTGTGACGAAATTGAGCGATGCGATCCGGAGAGTTATGGATGGATTGAGTTACCCAATGGCAATTATCGAGTGACGGTTCATGCGATCGCTTGGTACGACGAACCAGGTGCGCTGGACGAGAACAATTATTCAACCGAGTCAGCTTTAGCTGCCTATGTTGTTCACTTTCAGTCTGTGGCAGATCTAGATTCGATTACGCCTCCAAAAACGCTTCCAGATCTATATCCACTGTGTTCAACTTCCGAAGATGTGGTATTTTCTGAAGGCGAAGAGTTATCGATTCAAAACACACCGTTGCAATGGTCTGAGTACCCTGTCTTACAGTGGCATGAGGTGATTTTTCCCTACAGCGAACACCGATTAGATCTCACTGGATTAGAACCGTTTAAGCTAAGCGACGGGCAGGTGGTTACGGTTTTATCGTTAGACGTTCCTACAATTGGGACACTGGTTCAATACACATATCTGGACACATATAGGGAGGGCCACTATCAAGCAATGGGTGTAGAAGCAATCCGGTTGGTTGAGTTGAAGCGCCTCTTTAAACGCAATGAGGTTTTTTGGGCAGAGGTTGAACCTTATAATCCAACTTTTGTGCCTGCCGATCTAGAATCCATTGAGGAGTTGAAGCGTCTTTTTGCAGGCTATGCAACAATCAAACTTACCAATTCCATCCATGTCAAGTATCCTCACTTTTATGCAGAGCATATTGCGTCCCTGACAGAAGTCCGTGAGTTGGGATGGCGGGTTGCTCATGCTCTAGATTTAATAAGCGATCGCCAACAGGAATTACTAGCCCTCTCAGAAAGAGAATTAATTCACAGGTTGATCTGTCACTTGAGTCACAGAGAGTAA
- a CDS encoding glycosyltransferase family 2 protein, producing MTTSRFDIQDLKRRFWRISRMPTATLVVLGAVAFAGAIAGAWFGSEGTVSGIFATINTWQQNPPVWLQVPATSKMYLLVPTVALVSVALAAIKISPQPEKWSRAVVVAILLALTIRYVLWRSLATLNLTDPLNGIFSLGLFFLEMLLVFNTSIQLYLMLRMKDRRREADRMAVAVEAGNFTPPVDILIPTYNEPAFILRRTVIGCQALDYPNKKVYLLDDTKRHEIKLLAKELGCEYITRPDNIHAKAGNINHATALTNGELIVVFDADFIPTKNFLTRTVGFFQNPEIALVQTPQSFYNHDPISRNLGLENVLAPEEEIFYRQIEIIKDSADSVVCCGTSFVVRRSALETAGGLVTDSICEDYFTGIRLSATGYRLVYLDEKLSAGLAAENIEAHLNQRLRWARGTLQAFFIDSNPLTIRGLTFVQRLSHLEGLLHWFTSLTKVLYLLIPLGYSFFGIIPLRASARELLYFFLPYYLVQLTVFSWLNRRSGSALLSDIYSFVQCIPLAVTVVSSMLNPFGKGFQVTPKGMASDRFSFNWNLGWPLIVLFAGTAVSLWHNFNIDLVKNVDTVQSISESAHLSKGMSLGWVWSAYNLLMIGIALLILVDIPKPDIYEWFNLRRVVQLNIGGKSFWGITTVISESGAEVALTQRPSFAVTGKGSKESLTPAEIWPKYAVQTSLSQGKIKAIPRSAAVKARGSVGQSVIEFGTDRRLAKGLIDCDSATLEIMEENCFIPVAKIELVSDKSQFWSSFRDGKECSFVEFPTVRIAFDRLNISQHRCLIEMLYCRPGQWQRQETPGEWRSLWLLLRIALKPRAVFERNRSVRPIAVSQL from the coding sequence ATGACAACTTCAAGATTTGATATTCAAGACTTGAAACGCCGCTTTTGGCGGATTTCGCGGATGCCGACGGCAACGCTAGTCGTGTTGGGGGCGGTTGCTTTCGCAGGTGCGATCGCCGGAGCCTGGTTTGGCAGTGAAGGCACTGTCAGCGGTATTTTTGCCACAATCAACACTTGGCAGCAAAACCCGCCTGTGTGGCTGCAAGTGCCTGCTACGAGCAAGATGTATTTGTTAGTGCCAACTGTGGCGCTTGTCTCCGTTGCTTTAGCTGCAATTAAAATTTCGCCTCAACCGGAGAAATGGTCGCGCGCCGTAGTAGTTGCAATACTTCTGGCTTTAACCATTCGCTACGTTTTATGGCGATCGCTCGCTACTCTAAATTTAACCGATCCCCTCAACGGGATATTTAGTTTGGGGCTGTTTTTCCTAGAAATGCTACTGGTTTTCAACACCAGTATTCAACTGTATTTAATGCTGAGAATGAAAGACCGGCGTCGAGAAGCCGATCGCATGGCAGTTGCAGTTGAAGCTGGAAACTTTACCCCGCCCGTAGATATTTTGATCCCAACTTACAACGAACCGGCCTTTATTTTACGGCGCACTGTCATCGGCTGTCAAGCTTTAGATTATCCCAACAAGAAAGTATATTTGCTCGACGATACCAAGCGGCATGAAATCAAGTTGCTGGCAAAAGAACTGGGATGCGAGTATATAACCAGACCCGATAACATTCACGCCAAAGCTGGAAACATTAACCATGCCACAGCCCTAACTAATGGAGAACTAATTGTAGTTTTCGATGCCGATTTTATTCCCACTAAAAACTTTTTAACTCGAACAGTTGGATTTTTTCAAAATCCAGAAATCGCCCTCGTTCAAACACCGCAAAGCTTTTACAACCACGACCCCATCTCCCGTAATTTAGGTTTAGAAAATGTGCTCGCGCCGGAAGAAGAAATCTTTTACCGACAAATTGAAATCATCAAAGACAGCGCCGACAGCGTGGTTTGTTGCGGTACATCTTTTGTAGTGAGGCGGAGTGCTTTAGAAACAGCGGGAGGCTTGGTCACAGATTCAATCTGCGAAGATTATTTTACCGGAATTCGGCTGTCAGCAACCGGATATCGCTTAGTTTATTTAGATGAAAAATTGAGTGCTGGTTTGGCTGCTGAAAATATAGAGGCTCATCTAAATCAAAGGCTACGCTGGGCGCGAGGCACGCTTCAGGCATTTTTTATTGATTCCAATCCTTTAACAATTCGCGGTCTCACATTCGTACAAAGGCTGTCTCATTTGGAAGGATTGCTGCACTGGTTTACCAGTTTAACCAAGGTTTTATATCTGTTGATACCTTTAGGTTATTCATTTTTCGGCATAATTCCTTTGCGGGCAAGTGCGCGGGAATTGCTGTACTTTTTCCTGCCTTACTATTTGGTGCAACTTACTGTGTTTTCTTGGCTGAACCGCAGATCGGGATCGGCTTTGCTTTCCGATATTTATTCGTTCGTCCAGTGTATTCCTTTAGCGGTGACGGTGGTGAGTTCCATGCTGAATCCCTTTGGGAAAGGGTTTCAGGTGACGCCAAAAGGAATGGCGAGCGATCGCTTTAGTTTTAACTGGAATTTGGGATGGCCTTTGATTGTCTTGTTCGCAGGTACAGCAGTCAGTTTGTGGCATAATTTCAACATTGATTTAGTGAAAAATGTTGACACAGTACAGTCAATATCAGAAAGTGCACATCTGTCAAAAGGAATGAGTTTGGGATGGGTTTGGAGCGCTTACAACCTGCTGATGATCGGGATTGCATTGCTGATTTTGGTGGACATTCCTAAGCCGGACATTTACGAATGGTTCAATTTACGCAGGGTTGTACAATTAAATATTGGCGGTAAAAGTTTTTGGGGTATAACAACAGTAATTTCGGAAAGTGGCGCTGAAGTTGCTCTGACGCAGCGGCCAAGTTTTGCGGTGACAGGTAAAGGTAGTAAAGAGAGTCTGACCCCAGCAGAGATTTGGCCAAAATATGCCGTTCAGACAAGTTTATCGCAGGGTAAAATAAAAGCGATCCCTCGCAGTGCGGCAGTCAAAGCAAGGGGATCGGTAGGGCAGTCTGTTATTGAGTTCGGCACCGATCGTCGTTTGGCTAAAGGTTTGATTGATTGCGATTCGGCGACTCTGGAAATTATGGAAGAGAACTGTTTTATTCCTGTGGCTAAGATTGAGTTGGTGAGCGATAAATCTCAGTTTTGGTCGAGTTTTCGGGATGGAAAAGAGTGCAGTTTTGTGGAATTTCCCACTGTGCGAATTGCGTTCGATCGCCTGAATATTAGCCAGCACCGCTGTTTGATCGAAATGCTGTACTGTCGGCCGGGCCAGTGGCAGCGGCAGGAAACTCCCGGAGAATGGCGATCGCTGTGGCTGTTGTTGAGAATTGCTTTGAAACCGAGGGCTGTTTTTGAGAGGAATAGGTCAGTTAGACCGATCGCAGTTTCGCAACTTTAG
- the gshB gene encoding glutathione synthase encodes MKFAFIIDPLARLIPGHDTSVALMEAAQELGHEVWATQANELSVIGGKTWAMLSRVALTPVKVVDGRWEAAEAWYQVEHPTLQPLEAMDAVFMRTDPPVNIPYLYATYLLDGIDPAKTLVVNSPKGLRAANEKMYALQFEGAIPETIVSQNKLVIRQFVEKKGAAVLKPLGGKAGEGILFLEAGDRNLNSLVEISTQQGQIPVMVQTYLPEAKEGDKRIVLLNGKPIGAINRIPTGNEFRGNMAVGGRVAKTEITDRELQICSQLEPVLQRDGLYFVGIDIIGGYLTEVNVTSPTGIREIDLFDGVSLGKQVIEWVEKEEGRRNKEEG; translated from the coding sequence ATGAAATTTGCATTCATCATCGATCCCCTCGCGCGACTAATTCCAGGACACGATACCAGCGTAGCGCTGATGGAGGCAGCTCAAGAGTTGGGTCACGAAGTCTGGGCGACTCAAGCCAACGAACTAAGCGTCATCGGCGGCAAAACCTGGGCAATGCTCAGTCGGGTAGCCCTCACCCCAGTAAAAGTGGTAGATGGACGCTGGGAGGCTGCTGAGGCTTGGTACCAGGTAGAACATCCTACTTTGCAGCCTCTGGAAGCAATGGACGCAGTATTTATGCGGACAGACCCCCCAGTCAACATTCCTTACCTCTACGCTACTTACCTTCTAGATGGCATCGATCCGGCTAAAACTTTGGTAGTTAACAGTCCCAAAGGATTGCGGGCAGCGAATGAAAAGATGTATGCTTTGCAATTTGAGGGAGCAATTCCCGAGACAATTGTTTCTCAAAACAAGCTGGTAATTCGGCAATTTGTTGAGAAAAAAGGAGCAGCAGTTCTTAAACCCTTGGGCGGCAAAGCTGGCGAGGGGATTTTGTTCTTGGAAGCGGGCGATCGCAATCTTAACTCCCTGGTCGAAATTAGCACTCAACAAGGGCAAATTCCAGTGATGGTTCAGACTTATCTGCCGGAAGCCAAAGAGGGAGACAAGCGGATAGTGCTGTTGAACGGCAAGCCCATCGGTGCTATCAACCGCATTCCCACCGGCAATGAATTTCGAGGCAACATGGCCGTCGGCGGCCGAGTCGCAAAAACAGAAATTACCGATCGCGAACTGCAAATTTGCTCTCAGTTAGAACCAGTGCTGCAACGGGACGGACTGTACTTTGTCGGCATTGATATCATTGGCGGTTATCTCACAGAAGTTAATGTCACCAGCCCTACAGGGATCAGAGAAATTGACTTGTTTGACGGCGTTAGTTTGGGCAAACAAGTAATTGAATGGGTGGAGAAGGAAGAAGGAAGAAGGAATAAGGAAGAAGGATGA
- a CDS encoding PEP-CTERM sorting domain-containing protein (PEP-CTERM proteins occur, often in large numbers, in the proteomes of bacteria that also encode an exosortase, a predicted intramembrane cysteine proteinase. The presence of a PEP-CTERM domain at a protein's C-terminus predicts cleavage within the sorting domain, followed by covalent anchoring to some some component of the (usually Gram-negative) cell surface. Many PEP-CTERM proteins exhibit an unusual sequence composition that includes large numbers of potential glycosylation sites. Expression of one such protein has been shown restore the ability of a bacterium to form floc, a type of biofilm.): MCTPLAKLAIGLSATMATAFYYLAAAPPAAAVDVCGPGNYSTACASSQTSTATTSDPQLTTQSSLSQIYTSTPSRSSTSIPEPGTAIAVLLTGAGMICSCRKRNKQVGSQR; this comes from the coding sequence ATGTGCACGCCACTGGCAAAACTAGCAATTGGACTCTCTGCCACAATGGCAACAGCGTTTTACTATCTAGCTGCCGCCCCTCCGGCAGCAGCAGTAGATGTGTGCGGTCCGGGAAATTATTCTACTGCCTGTGCCTCCAGCCAGACATCAACAGCAACGACATCCGACCCGCAATTGACCACCCAGTCGAGTTTGTCCCAAATATACACAAGCACACCTTCGAGAAGCTCAACTTCTATCCCTGAACCGGGTACTGCGATCGCAGTCCTACTGACAGGTGCAGGAATGATCTGTTCGTGCAGAAAGCGAAACAAGCAGGTTGGTTCCCAGCGCTAG
- a CDS encoding ABC transporter substrate-binding protein yields the protein MSQKNETAVLILSLLITIALAGAGIWWLTSRGGINLGGSSPQNQTFPKSPTGNSPQSEQAIGQRLSAGQKLLIPEQATTTKQAAVQAIASGNYNAAISDLQASLNTKRNDPEALIYLNNARIGSRKSYTIAAAVPIGGDINAALEILRGVAQAQNEINQSGGISGTPLKVLIANDDNNPEIAAQIATALANNSEILGVIGHFGSDTTLAASKIYQQKQLVAISPTSTSVQLSGVAKNIFRTVPSDRFAANALSRYMLGKLQKQKAAVFFNSASSYSTSLKNEFTTAVYGDGGQIVGEFDFAKGNFNAADSVKSAIAQGAEVIMLASNSATIDQALQVVQVNAKRLPLLAGDGAYTAKTLQIDGAAATDMVLAIPWHILADPQSNFPQTSKQLWNAEVSWRTALAYDAAIALIVGLGRNPTRTGIQQALSASDFSAKGASGSIRFLPSGDRNRAVQLVTVKPGNRTSYGYEFVPISGL from the coding sequence ATGTCACAAAAAAATGAAACTGCTGTTCTCATCTTATCGCTCCTAATTACGATCGCGCTAGCCGGTGCAGGTATTTGGTGGCTGACAAGCCGAGGTGGCATCAATCTCGGAGGTTCATCACCCCAAAATCAGACATTTCCCAAATCTCCGACGGGGAATTCGCCGCAGTCAGAGCAGGCAATTGGGCAGCGTCTGAGTGCCGGACAAAAACTCTTAATTCCAGAGCAAGCCACAACCACCAAACAAGCAGCAGTACAGGCGATCGCATCTGGCAACTATAACGCAGCTATTTCCGATTTACAAGCTTCGCTGAACACCAAACGCAACGATCCAGAAGCCTTAATTTACCTCAACAACGCCCGCATCGGATCTCGAAAATCCTACACAATTGCCGCCGCAGTTCCCATTGGCGGCGATATCAATGCTGCTCTAGAAATTCTGCGGGGCGTAGCTCAAGCTCAAAATGAAATCAACCAAAGCGGCGGCATTAGCGGTACTCCATTAAAAGTGCTAATTGCTAACGATGACAACAACCCAGAAATTGCCGCACAAATTGCCACGGCTTTAGCAAATAACTCGGAAATATTAGGAGTAATCGGGCATTTTGGTTCAGATACAACGCTAGCAGCCAGCAAGATTTACCAGCAAAAACAATTAGTAGCAATTTCTCCCACAAGCACGTCGGTGCAGCTCTCAGGAGTTGCCAAAAATATATTTCGGACTGTGCCGAGCGATCGGTTTGCGGCTAATGCTCTTTCCCGCTATATGCTGGGGAAATTGCAAAAGCAAAAAGCTGCTGTATTTTTCAATTCTGCCAGCAGTTACAGCACATCTTTAAAAAATGAATTCACTACGGCTGTTTACGGAGATGGAGGACAAATAGTAGGCGAATTTGACTTTGCCAAGGGCAATTTTAATGCGGCCGATAGCGTTAAAAGTGCGATCGCCCAAGGAGCAGAAGTGATTATGTTAGCATCCAATTCAGCCACGATCGACCAAGCTTTGCAAGTAGTGCAAGTCAACGCCAAACGGCTGCCATTACTGGCGGGAGACGGTGCTTATACTGCTAAAACACTGCAAATCGATGGTGCAGCAGCAACAGATATGGTGCTGGCTATTCCTTGGCACATTCTCGCAGATCCGCAGTCAAATTTTCCCCAAACATCCAAACAACTTTGGAATGCTGAAGTAAGCTGGCGCACAGCTTTAGCCTACGATGCGGCGATCGCCTTAATTGTCGGTTTAGGGCGCAATCCGACTCGTACAGGCATTCAACAAGCTTTATCGGCGTCAGATTTTTCGGCAAAAGGAGCATCCGGCTCGATTCGGTTTTTACCTTCGGGCGATCGCAATCGAGCAGTTCAGTTGGTAACTGTTAAACCCGGAAATCGCACGAGTTACGGTTACGAGTTTGTGCCGATATCGGGTTTGTAA